Proteins encoded together in one Planctomyces sp. SH-PL14 window:
- the dusB gene encoding tRNA dihydrouridine synthase DusB, protein MSPQPLFYGPLRLPTRYLLSPLAGFTNLPFRRICHEIGGLGLGTTDLVSARGLIEGSQKTLQLIATCAEDKPFAVQIFGGEPEVMRDAAQLLEGKGVDSVDINMGCPVQRITGGGAGSAMMCRPTDTIDLVRTVVESVRIPVTVKMRLGWDEQQITAPFFAREFEQTGVAAIAIHGRTRAQGFSGSVSRPGIRQVVEAVQRIPVIGNGDIRTVAQAAEMFRETGCHGISIGRGALANPWIFRQLVEQEMTGTFSPAGSFEDRLELMSRQFRYLVDLVGEYRALPAFRKMAHWYLKSMHVRAHLRNAFQVAQTCGEVADVLTGIREEGPSRGNRTGELPDMHIPVPAGPVERW, encoded by the coding sequence GTGAGTCCTCAGCCTCTCTTCTACGGTCCGCTTCGTCTTCCGACGCGGTATCTCCTCTCGCCGCTCGCCGGGTTCACGAACCTGCCGTTCCGACGGATCTGCCACGAGATCGGCGGACTCGGTCTCGGCACGACGGACCTCGTCAGCGCCCGCGGCCTGATCGAGGGGAGTCAGAAGACTCTCCAGCTCATCGCCACCTGCGCGGAGGACAAGCCGTTCGCCGTCCAGATCTTCGGCGGCGAGCCCGAGGTCATGCGCGACGCGGCCCAGCTCCTGGAAGGCAAGGGGGTCGACTCGGTCGACATCAATATGGGCTGCCCGGTCCAGCGGATCACGGGGGGCGGCGCGGGCTCGGCCATGATGTGCCGCCCCACCGACACGATCGATCTCGTCCGGACCGTCGTTGAGTCGGTCCGGATCCCCGTCACCGTCAAGATGCGGCTCGGCTGGGACGAGCAGCAGATCACCGCCCCGTTCTTCGCCCGCGAGTTCGAACAGACCGGCGTCGCCGCCATCGCGATCCACGGCCGCACGCGGGCCCAGGGGTTCTCAGGCTCGGTCAGCCGGCCGGGAATCCGGCAGGTGGTCGAAGCGGTCCAGCGGATCCCGGTGATCGGCAACGGTGACATCCGGACGGTCGCGCAGGCGGCCGAGATGTTCCGCGAGACCGGCTGTCACGGGATCTCGATCGGCCGCGGCGCCCTCGCCAACCCCTGGATCTTCCGCCAGCTCGTCGAGCAGGAGATGACGGGGACTTTTTCGCCCGCGGGCTCGTTCGAAGACCGCCTCGAGCTGATGTCGCGGCAGTTCCGCTACCTCGTCGATCTCGTCGGCGAATACCGGGCGCTTCCTGCCTTCCGGAAGATGGCCCACTGGTATCTCAAGTCGATGCACGTCCGGGCTCACCTGCGGAACGCCTTCCAGGTCGCCCAGACCTGCGGCGAGGTGGCCGACGTTCTGACGGGGATCCGGGAAGAGGGCCCTTCCCGCGGCAACCGGACGGGCGAGCTTCCTGACATGCACATCCCCGTCCCGGCGGGACCGGTTGAACGCTGGTGA
- the murJ gene encoding murein biosynthesis integral membrane protein MurJ, giving the protein MDGPPSSTAPATADASPASTRSTLASVRLVSICTLLSRVLGLGREMAMAWLFGAGTVSDAFTLAFRIPNVFRQLLGEGALTTAFLPRFVQELEQRGPAEARRLSSGVLFTLAALLVVFVLMAEGAIGLAFLLGTWSERTTLLLQLIAILLPYLLVICLSAQLCAVLQSLRSFFWPAMIPVLLNIAWIASTFVAPWASADSAHRIQLVAGGVVVGGVVQLLIPYVVLAGRGYGLTSDWRGVWPQVRAVFAAMTPVLAGVLLSQASTLMDTSLAWWLADGERTAIGSTSTVTTGTAAALYYAYRLLQFPMGVFGVALGTVLFPVLTRSAKREDWTLFRRDYGHGLEMALAIGIPASVALVQLAAPLTQVLFERGNFDRHDSALTARMVVGYGVSVWASIAVLIVNRGFYAVEDRLTPVRMASIAVALNLVLSLSLVFLVGGDGLAWASSISAIVQLGLCVWAATTRFGAFDAASIGRTVGKTLAASAGMVVVCYLLSGAFTGPSRMSAAGLATVCVAGGGTYLAIAHLIGLTHPAELLYPRRRRGNQDTDDEDVPVEMV; this is encoded by the coding sequence ATGGACGGTCCTCCCAGTTCGACAGCCCCGGCTACGGCCGACGCGTCCCCCGCGTCGACCCGTTCGACGCTCGCCAGCGTGCGGCTGGTCAGCATCTGCACGCTCCTCAGCCGTGTTCTCGGCCTGGGGCGGGAGATGGCCATGGCGTGGCTGTTCGGCGCCGGAACGGTGTCGGATGCCTTCACGCTCGCGTTCCGGATCCCGAACGTCTTTCGGCAGCTCCTCGGCGAAGGGGCGCTGACGACGGCGTTCCTCCCCCGGTTCGTTCAGGAGCTGGAGCAGCGCGGCCCTGCGGAAGCCCGCCGGCTCTCGTCGGGCGTCCTGTTCACGCTGGCGGCGCTCTTGGTCGTCTTCGTTCTCATGGCCGAAGGAGCGATCGGCCTCGCCTTTCTCCTGGGAACGTGGAGCGAGCGGACGACGCTGCTGCTGCAGTTGATCGCGATCCTGCTTCCTTACCTGCTGGTCATCTGTCTTTCGGCGCAGCTGTGCGCCGTGCTGCAGTCGCTGCGGAGCTTCTTCTGGCCGGCGATGATCCCGGTGCTGCTCAACATCGCCTGGATCGCGTCCACGTTCGTCGCTCCCTGGGCCTCGGCGGACTCGGCCCATCGGATCCAGCTCGTCGCGGGGGGAGTCGTCGTCGGGGGGGTGGTGCAGTTGCTCATTCCGTACGTCGTGCTGGCGGGTCGCGGTTATGGTCTCACGTCGGACTGGCGAGGGGTCTGGCCGCAGGTGCGGGCGGTGTTTGCCGCCATGACGCCGGTCCTGGCGGGAGTGCTGTTGAGTCAGGCCAGCACCCTAATGGACACCTCGCTGGCGTGGTGGCTGGCCGATGGAGAGCGAACCGCCATCGGATCGACCTCGACGGTCACCACAGGAACCGCCGCGGCCCTGTACTACGCCTACCGGTTGCTGCAGTTCCCGATGGGGGTCTTCGGCGTGGCCCTCGGGACCGTCCTCTTTCCGGTCCTGACGCGGTCAGCCAAGCGGGAGGACTGGACGCTCTTCCGCCGCGACTACGGGCATGGCCTCGAGATGGCGCTGGCGATCGGGATCCCGGCCAGCGTGGCGCTCGTGCAACTCGCGGCGCCGCTGACGCAGGTGCTGTTCGAGCGGGGGAACTTCGACCGCCACGACTCAGCCCTGACGGCGCGGATGGTCGTCGGCTACGGCGTGAGCGTCTGGGCCTCGATCGCGGTGCTGATCGTGAACCGCGGCTTCTATGCGGTCGAGGACCGGCTGACTCCGGTCCGGATGGCTTCGATCGCCGTCGCGCTCAACCTGGTGCTGAGCCTGTCGCTCGTGTTCCTCGTCGGAGGGGACGGCCTCGCGTGGGCCAGCTCGATCTCCGCGATCGTTCAACTGGGTCTGTGCGTCTGGGCCGCAACAACCCGGTTCGGAGCATTCGACGCCGCCTCGATCGGCCGGACGGTCGGAAAGACGCTCGCAGCGTCGGCAGGGATGGTCGTGGTCTGCTACCTGTTGAGCGGGGCATTCACAGGCCCCAGCCGCATGAGCGCGGCGGGGCTGGCGACGGTCTGCGTCGCCGGCGGGGGAACGTATCTGGCGATCGCGCACCTGATCGGCCTCACGCATCCGGCCGAACTCCTGTATCCGCGCCGCCGCCGTGGAAACCAGGACACGGACGACGAAGACGTTCCCGTCGAGATGGTTTGA